A stretch of DNA from Glycine max cultivar Williams 82 chromosome 18, Glycine_max_v4.0, whole genome shotgun sequence:
TAAATTACTAATAACATGGTGACAAAAATTACTAATAAcatagtaacaaaaaaaaaaggtttaattcATATCActagacttttattttctttatttataaccTAAAAattcaatgtaatattaattgtaCTTACCATTTTTACCATCAATGTGTTACATTTCtgtaattgattgtgtttactGTAATTAATTCTATATTACATTGttctttatttattcaatttccttgaaatgaaaatttaatattgattaaatGTGACTAAAATTTGCACCAAAATGAATAAATAGTTTTATGGAAAGTAGTAAAAttaatcctttttttattaaattcatcctttttttttgtaggCATGGAACAGGGATAGGCTAGGGACTTATTAAATTCACCTTAAATCTATATAAATCTTGATTTGTGTATTTATTATGTTAACTAATTGAAAACTGTGGGAAGTCATGTTATCTTATCTATGCAAATGCCCACCCACCTTCCATAATGAATGCACAGAAGCAGTCCTCGTTGACCATTCCATATATGCCAAATGAATGTTGAAACGCGTTTTCATCTCTAGTTTCTCGCAAAACAGGAAATGCGTATAAACAAAAAGAGGAGTAGAGATGGATGCTTCTGAGTAAGAGACAAGTAATTGGAAGAATGTTTCTCAAATGTTTTGGCCTCTACCGTTCAAGTTCATCTCAGAGACAGTATCCAACAATAATAGAAGAGTTGTGCCATAAATTTTCTCTAGCGGATCTTAGGAAGTCAACCAACGACTTTGATCAAAACAGAGTTATTGACATTAGAGCATTTggtatcaaaatatataaaggtTGTCTTCAACATAATGATGGTTCTGATTATGCAGTTGCAGTAAAGCGATTTAAAGTGAAAGATATTCAAGCATGGGAAGTGTTCAAAAGCGAAATAGAATTGCTCTGCCAGCTTTGTCACCCTAACATCGTCTCTCTTGTAGGTTTCTGCAACGACGAATATGAGAAGATTATTGTGTACGAGTACATGTCCAATGGATCTCTATATGAATGGCTACAAGGTGGGGAACTGTCATGGAAGAAAAGGGTAGAGATATGCATCGGAGCAGCACGTGGACTACACTACCTTCACGCTGGAGCCAAGCGCACCATCATTCACCGTCACATCAAACCTAACAACATTGTTTTGGATGACAACATGAAGCCAAAACTCACAGATTTTGGCATTAGCGTACTGGGACCGCGTTTTAtgtcaaaaccaaaaccaattaAAGTAGATTCTGTTGTGggtaatgttttattttatgaggTTACTACTACAATGATTTTTTGTCAGATAAATTAAGCTAATACTTTTACTTATAGGTACTTTTGGCTACCTGGCTATGGAGCATCTCACGGACCTCACCGTCACAGATAAAACTGAT
This window harbors:
- the LOC100812131 gene encoding receptor-like protein kinase ANXUR2; protein product: MLLSKRQVIGRMFLKCFGLYRSSSSQRQYPTIIEELCHKFSLADLRKSTNDFDQNRVIDIRAFGIKIYKGCLQHNDGSDYAVAVKRFKVKDIQAWEVFKSEIELLCQLCHPNIVSLVGFCNDEYEKIIVYEYMSNGSLYEWLQGGELSWKKRVEICIGAARGLHYLHAGAKRTIIHRHIKPNNIVLDDNMKPKLTDFGISVLGPRFMSKPKPIKVDSVVGTFGYLAMEHLTDLTVTDKTDVYSFGMVLLEVVCGRKYVTTELEKPVEEKIDPNIKGKIAPECWQVFIDITRKCVKYEAHERPTMGEVEVELEHALSLQEQADITNTIIGEYTLLSKTIINLI